From a region of the Nonlabens dokdonensis DSW-6 genome:
- a CDS encoding THUMP-like domain-containing protein codes for MNQAVITTEIDDYLRAHLNESAASFMLKKHPFEQVSNKELTQQLVGLQKAKTKFPSLFSNHKIIYPPKVNLEQTSSEITAQYKSQLFPCDKMIDLTGGFGIDVSAFAKACPATTHIELNSSLQQYALQLFKAQELATKSYSCDGIEFLQKSTELFDLLFIDPSRKTASHSKAILLEDYEPNVVKHLDLLLVKGKLVMIKTSPMLDLTAGFKELKYVNAVHVVAVKNEVKELLWILSKEQVAQPEICCVNLNTEQPVFKTQWNREGVMSYSKPRKYLYEPNAAIMKSQQFPALVEEYQLYKLDHDAHLFTSDNLVDFPGRVFEIENTIENKPKLIKRLYAKTAKGIVTRNNKESVAQLRKKYQFKEHEKHYLFFTSSEELGAIVIEASKL; via the coding sequence ATGAATCAGGCTGTTATCACAACAGAAATAGATGATTATCTCAGGGCGCATTTAAATGAAAGTGCCGCTTCATTCATGTTGAAAAAGCATCCTTTTGAACAGGTTTCTAATAAAGAGCTTACACAACAATTAGTAGGCTTGCAAAAAGCTAAAACAAAGTTCCCATCTCTTTTTTCAAATCATAAAATTATTTATCCTCCTAAAGTAAATCTGGAGCAAACAAGTTCTGAAATTACCGCTCAATATAAATCGCAGCTGTTTCCTTGCGATAAAATGATTGATCTCACTGGCGGTTTTGGTATTGATGTTTCCGCTTTCGCGAAAGCGTGCCCAGCAACAACACATATAGAACTCAACAGCTCTTTACAGCAATATGCGCTGCAGTTGTTTAAAGCACAAGAACTTGCCACGAAATCTTATTCCTGCGACGGAATCGAATTTTTACAAAAATCAACAGAATTATTTGATCTCTTATTTATTGATCCCAGCAGAAAGACCGCATCTCATTCCAAAGCTATCTTGCTGGAAGATTATGAACCTAATGTGGTAAAACACCTAGATCTTTTGTTGGTAAAAGGAAAACTAGTAATGATTAAGACATCGCCCATGCTAGATCTTACAGCTGGTTTTAAAGAGCTTAAGTATGTCAACGCGGTTCATGTGGTTGCAGTTAAAAACGAGGTGAAAGAGTTGTTATGGATCTTGAGTAAAGAACAAGTCGCACAACCAGAAATATGTTGTGTGAATTTAAATACAGAACAGCCTGTATTTAAAACACAATGGAATAGGGAAGGAGTAATGAGTTATTCAAAACCTAGAAAATACCTTTATGAACCTAATGCAGCGATTATGAAATCGCAACAATTTCCAGCCTTAGTAGAAGAGTATCAATTATATAAACTAGATCATGATGCACATTTGTTTACATCTGATAATTTGGTGGATTTTCCAGGCAGAGTATTTGAAATAGAAAATACGATAGAAAACAAACCAAAATTAATTAAAAGGCTTTATGCCAAAACTGCTAAAGGAATTGTGACTCGTAATAACAAGGAGTCTGTTGCTCAATTGCGGAAGAAATATCAATTCAAAGAGCATGAAAAACACTATTTGTTTTTTACAAGTTCTGAGGAATTAGGTGCGATTGTTATTGAGGCTAGCAAATTGTAG
- a CDS encoding ABC-F family ATP-binding cassette domain-containing protein translates to MITVDQLAVEFSGTTLFSDVSFVINPTDKIALMGKNGAGKSTMMKIIAGEQTATRGNVRAPKDVVIAYLPQHLLTEDDCTVFDEAAKAFKQVFSMKEEMDRLNNELTTRTDYESDEYMAIIEKVTELGEKFYALEDVNYDAEVEKALKGLGFKQEDFTRQTSEFSGGWRMRIELAKILLQKPDLILLDEPTNHIDIESVIWLEDFLVNKANAVMVISHDRAFIDNITNRTVEVTMGRIYDYKANYTHYLELRKDRRAHQIKAYQEQQKFIADNMAFIERFKGTYSKTNQVSSRERMLEKLQIIEIDEVDTSALKLRFPPSPRSGDYPVTVQDVSKSYDNHVVFKNANMSISRGEKVSFVGRNGEGKSTMIKAILGEIEVEGTCQLGHNVKVGYFAQNQAALLDKDLTIFQTVDEVAEGEIRTQIKNILGRFMFSGDDLDKKVSVLSGGEKTRLAMVKLLLEPVNLLILDEPTNHLDLKSKDVLKEALSTYDGTLILVSHDRDFLQGLSEKVFEFKEQRVIEHFETIDAFLERNRIKSIADINLKS, encoded by the coding sequence ATGATTACAGTAGATCAACTTGCGGTAGAATTTAGTGGTACCACATTATTTAGTGATGTTTCCTTTGTGATAAACCCTACAGATAAAATTGCCTTAATGGGTAAAAACGGTGCGGGAAAATCTACTATGATGAAGATCATTGCTGGTGAGCAAACTGCTACTAGAGGAAACGTGCGAGCTCCTAAGGATGTAGTCATAGCCTATTTACCACAGCATTTACTTACCGAAGATGATTGTACCGTTTTTGATGAAGCTGCCAAAGCGTTTAAGCAGGTGTTTTCTATGAAAGAGGAAATGGACCGTCTCAACAATGAATTAACGACTAGAACTGATTATGAAAGCGATGAGTATATGGCGATCATTGAAAAAGTGACCGAGCTAGGTGAAAAGTTCTATGCTCTAGAAGACGTCAATTATGATGCTGAGGTAGAAAAAGCTCTCAAAGGCTTAGGTTTCAAACAAGAAGATTTTACAAGACAAACCAGCGAATTTAGCGGTGGATGGCGCATGCGCATTGAACTCGCTAAAATATTGCTTCAAAAACCTGATTTAATATTACTCGATGAGCCTACAAATCATATTGATATAGAATCTGTAATATGGTTAGAAGATTTTTTAGTTAATAAAGCAAATGCTGTCATGGTGATCTCACATGATAGAGCATTCATTGACAATATTACAAATCGTACCGTTGAGGTAACCATGGGACGTATTTATGATTATAAAGCAAACTACACGCATTATCTAGAATTAAGAAAAGACCGCAGAGCCCATCAAATTAAAGCTTATCAAGAACAGCAAAAGTTCATAGCCGACAATATGGCTTTTATTGAAAGGTTTAAAGGAACTTATTCAAAGACTAATCAAGTTTCTTCTCGGGAACGAATGCTGGAAAAACTGCAGATTATCGAGATTGATGAAGTAGATACAAGTGCTTTAAAATTACGTTTTCCACCATCGCCTAGATCTGGTGATTATCCAGTTACAGTTCAAGATGTTTCTAAATCTTATGACAATCATGTAGTGTTTAAAAATGCTAACATGTCTATTTCTAGAGGCGAGAAAGTTTCATTTGTAGGTCGTAACGGTGAAGGAAAGTCCACCATGATTAAAGCCATTCTTGGAGAAATAGAGGTAGAAGGAACTTGCCAGTTAGGACACAATGTAAAAGTGGGATACTTTGCGCAAAATCAGGCTGCGTTATTAGATAAGGATTTGACTATTTTTCAAACGGTAGATGAAGTAGCAGAAGGTGAAATCCGCACCCAAATTAAAAATATTCTAGGTCGCTTCATGTTTAGTGGTGATGATCTTGATAAGAAAGTAAGCGTGCTGTCTGGTGGAGAAAAAACAAGATTAGCAATGGTAAAGTTACTTCTAGAACCAGTTAATCTTTTGATTCTTGATGAACCTACAAATCACTTGGACTTAAAATCAAAAGATGTTCTTAAAGAAGCACTTTCTACATATGATGGTACTTTAATTCTCGTTTCTCACGACCGCGATTTTCTTCAAGGATTATCAGAAAAAGTTTTTGAATTTAAAGAGCAACGAGTAATCGAGCATTTTGAAACCATCGACGCTTTTTTAGAACGCAACAGAATTAAAAGTATAGCAGATATTAATTTGAAATCGTAA
- a CDS encoding AI-2E family transporter — protein MSKAIHSKSITYGILRALGIILGIFILIWFLWEIQSVLAYIGIAAVVSLIGRPIVLLLRDKLRFPNTLAVIITLVFLFLIIIGAFLMIIPVITEQSENFDQIKWEEVEENVEVLNEQISDYFGIERINILERIQKTPYYKDFNLDLIPQFVNSFFGTLGSFAIGLFSILFIAFFLLKDSRLLLEGVLVFSKKGSEGQFLRAFTKIKQLLSRYFIGLVFQVLILFVLYSIILLIVGVENALIIAFFCALLNLVPYLGPAIGYLLMSAFVISDNLGSDFSAVILPELIIVFIGYGIVQTIDNFLNQPLIFGKSVKSHPLEIFIVILIAGIVFGVLGLVLAVPTYTAIKVISKEFLSEYKIVKKLTQNL, from the coding sequence ATGAGTAAAGCCATCCATTCTAAGTCCATCACGTATGGTATTTTAAGAGCCTTAGGAATTATTCTGGGAATATTTATACTAATTTGGTTTCTATGGGAGATTCAATCTGTTCTTGCATACATAGGTATTGCTGCAGTAGTTTCTTTAATAGGTAGGCCTATCGTTTTACTATTAAGAGATAAACTAAGATTTCCTAATACGCTTGCGGTTATAATAACTTTGGTTTTTCTATTTTTAATTATCATTGGCGCATTTCTCATGATCATACCTGTTATAACCGAACAGAGTGAGAACTTTGATCAAATCAAATGGGAAGAGGTAGAAGAAAATGTAGAAGTTTTAAATGAGCAAATAAGCGATTACTTTGGAATTGAGCGTATTAATATTTTAGAGAGAATTCAAAAGACACCGTATTATAAAGACTTTAATTTGGATTTAATACCTCAATTTGTCAATAGCTTCTTTGGTACATTGGGAAGTTTTGCGATAGGTTTATTTTCTATACTTTTTATTGCTTTTTTCTTACTCAAAGACAGTCGATTGCTTTTAGAAGGAGTGCTTGTTTTTTCTAAAAAGGGAAGTGAAGGTCAGTTTTTGAGAGCTTTTACAAAAATTAAGCAATTGCTTTCTAGATATTTTATAGGTCTTGTATTTCAAGTACTTATACTATTTGTGCTTTACAGTATAATTTTACTAATTGTAGGAGTAGAAAATGCACTGATCATTGCATTTTTCTGTGCACTTCTCAACTTAGTTCCTTATTTGGGTCCAGCCATAGGTTACTTATTAATGTCTGCTTTTGTTATTAGTGATAATCTTGGTTCAGATTTTTCAGCCGTGATTTTACCTGAATTAATAATCGTATTTATAGGTTATGGAATAGTCCAGACCATTGATAATTTTTTAAATCAACCGTTGATTTTTGGAAAAAGTGTTAAATCACATCCATTAGAGATATTTATCGTGATACTTATTGCTGGAATCGTTTTTGGAGTCCTAGGTCTGGTACTAGCCGTTCCTACTTATACTGCTATAAAGGTGATCTCAAAGGAATTCTTGAGCGAATATAAAATTGTAAAGAAACTGACTCAAAACTTATAA
- a CDS encoding 16S rRNA (uracil(1498)-N(3))-methyltransferase, with the protein MQLFYFKEVDTSTQLLELDKEQSRHMTKVLRKKVGDQVHITDGKGNLYDGKISLVTSNKCHIDIAFAKAYPKPFPRLHIAIAPTKMNDRMEWFLEKATEMGIQKITPLLCDHSERKKINVARFEKILISALQQSYQFHLPVLEELTSSQDFIKRKIEGKKCVAHCEETEKIQLANFIETKADFTVIIGPEGDFSNREIELAIKNGFQPTSLGEKRLRTETAGVYTAAIFNSKIES; encoded by the coding sequence ATGCAGTTATTTTATTTTAAAGAAGTTGATACGAGCACACAGTTACTGGAACTTGATAAAGAGCAGTCCAGACATATGACTAAGGTTCTTCGTAAGAAAGTAGGTGATCAGGTTCACATTACTGACGGTAAGGGAAATCTTTATGATGGAAAAATAAGTCTAGTCACTAGCAATAAATGCCATATAGATATCGCTTTCGCGAAAGCGTACCCAAAGCCATTTCCTAGACTACACATAGCCATTGCTCCGACAAAAATGAACGATCGCATGGAATGGTTTTTAGAAAAAGCTACTGAAATGGGAATTCAAAAAATTACACCATTATTATGTGATCATAGTGAACGTAAGAAAATTAATGTGGCCCGCTTTGAAAAGATTTTGATAAGTGCTTTGCAGCAAAGTTATCAATTTCATCTTCCTGTATTAGAAGAATTAACTTCTTCACAAGACTTTATCAAAAGGAAAATAGAAGGTAAAAAATGTGTTGCCCACTGTGAAGAAACTGAAAAAATACAGCTTGCTAATTTTATTGAAACCAAAGCAGATTTCACGGTAATCATCGGTCCAGAAGGTGATTTTTCTAATCGCGAGATTGAACTAGCCATAAAAAACGGATTCCAACCTACAAGTTTGGGAGAAAAACGCTTGCGTACAGAAACCGCTGGTGTTTACACCGCAGCAATTTTTAATAGTAAAATTGAAAGTTAA
- a CDS encoding translocation/assembly module TamB domain-containing protein: MLLLLFIILVVTFSFPKVQTATAQYLTSQLNEDYNTNIEIKAVDISFSGDVILKESLALDDHKDTIIYFDELRTSILGFGDLFAGKPDLGSTSIDGLYLNMKRYEGEASDNLNEFINKFGSGSSTSTEPFVLTTGDLNITNSRISIIDENLRYPETFVATNFNLESDGLKIEGSNIYAVIENADFDMYTGVMKPDVNGNKILKIKNLTADFSYTPSQITANELIINTAGSSLQGDLKLKYNREDFADFIKKVEWDFNIKEADLSTNELRKFYDEIVENDKVLLNGHMKGPLNDFIVENLYATTLNDITIDGEMHFKNLIENEEEFFIEGDFNNLQVSNTDLKKFLPNILGNNLPYELNQLGTVKANGYASVDANTLVTRLSGSSRKGNFSSNLVLNDIQSGNIFYKGNVKLQKVNIGSLIGVKELGNVTLDLDVNGRGFNPDKANATLKGRVAQLTYNDYTYRNIKVNGIFKKPIFNGVVSVNDPNLKMDFDGLADLTEAVNTYDFKANIEYADLHKTNLFKRDSIAILKGDIVMNMKGTSLDNAVGTINIKDASYKNENNDYVFDDFSIVSSFKNEEHYISINSTDIIEGELSGVFIISEIPELFKNSIGNVYTNYQSKSITKDQYLDYEFKIYDKIVDLVFPDIALGENTILKGQVASNEAQFRMTFRSPEIKVYDVELDKVNVQINNQNPLFNTFIKIDNVKNGTYDINNFQLINVTNKDTLLFRTKFNSSSRETDQFNLSFYHTVNNENQSVVGIKKSDIVFQGKKWFLNKKDDNVKLKFDHDFKTFQLDSLVARHQEEFITLGGSVSGKDTKNLNLNFENVRVSSLTSPIDSLKLKGHIDGYLSLDQTDGKYAPSSEFTVKGFEVNETPLGDFDLSVIGNEDLSLYDVNAQLKDDDLKSFSANGTINTQGETSQIDVNAIFKDFNLIALSPLGGEVLDRIRGLTSGRASITGSLTAPEINGSLKLKQAGLRVPYLNTDFNIQNNSEIGITSTSFDFNNISLTDTKYKTQGVLSGAINHKNFGFWDMDLKIESDRLLALDTELTPDALYYGTAFIDGQATITGPIDELFINVIAITGEDTIFKVPINDGESLGDTTAIYFLSPEEKKARISGEKIITKEVNGLELRFELEVTPVAEVEITVDPTNGSYLHGSGVGNLLLEINTNGKFIMNGDFIVTEGYYNFKYAGIVNKNFIIEPGGTMDWNGDPTNANIDVEAVYKTSANPSILLDNPNLNAQVPVEVLTKLQGDLSFFDPEFQIRFPNTNSVVSSELQYRLEDRSQRQLQALSLVATGSFYNPNSIGQNAVTGNVVESVTGIVNDLVSREDSKFNFGVSYEASERNPNSDLQRSDRFGITLSTQITDRVLINGKLGVPVGSTSASERAVIGNVEIEFLINEDGTLRLKLFNRENTLQQLGQQEDYTQGLGLQYRINFNSLKELYERIFKKEMVKERDFKSSEEVDSKPYAN, from the coding sequence GTGCTGCTATTATTATTTATAATTTTAGTAGTTACCTTTTCATTTCCTAAAGTTCAAACAGCTACTGCTCAGTATTTAACTTCCCAACTCAATGAGGATTACAATACAAATATTGAGATTAAAGCGGTAGATATTTCATTTTCTGGAGATGTTATTCTGAAAGAATCTCTTGCCCTTGACGATCATAAGGATACGATCATTTATTTTGACGAGCTACGCACTTCGATTTTAGGTTTTGGAGATTTATTTGCTGGTAAACCAGACTTAGGAAGTACTTCTATTGATGGATTATATCTTAATATGAAAAGATATGAAGGAGAGGCAAGCGATAATTTAAATGAGTTTATAAATAAATTTGGTAGTGGTTCTAGCACTTCTACAGAGCCTTTTGTATTGACCACAGGAGATTTAAATATTACCAACTCTCGCATAAGCATCATCGATGAAAACCTAAGGTATCCAGAAACATTTGTAGCAACAAATTTTAATTTAGAGTCTGATGGTCTTAAAATCGAAGGTTCTAATATATACGCAGTAATTGAAAATGCCGATTTTGATATGTACACTGGCGTTATGAAACCTGACGTGAATGGAAATAAAATTTTAAAAATCAAAAACCTTACCGCTGATTTCTCCTATACGCCTTCTCAAATAACCGCAAATGAATTGATCATTAATACTGCAGGCTCTTCCCTACAAGGTGATTTAAAACTAAAATACAATCGAGAAGACTTTGCTGATTTTATTAAAAAAGTAGAATGGGACTTTAATATCAAAGAAGCTGATCTTTCCACTAATGAACTTAGAAAGTTCTATGATGAAATTGTGGAAAATGATAAGGTACTTTTAAATGGTCACATGAAAGGACCGCTCAATGATTTTATAGTTGAAAATCTTTATGCAACTACACTTAACGATATTACTATTGATGGTGAGATGCATTTCAAAAATCTTATTGAAAACGAAGAAGAGTTTTTTATTGAAGGTGATTTCAATAATCTACAAGTGAGCAATACAGACTTGAAAAAGTTTTTGCCTAATATTCTTGGTAACAACTTACCTTATGAATTGAACCAACTAGGAACCGTAAAAGCAAACGGATATGCAAGTGTGGACGCAAATACATTAGTCACTCGACTTTCTGGAAGCTCTCGTAAAGGTAATTTTAGCTCAAATTTAGTCCTCAATGATATTCAGAGTGGTAACATCTTTTACAAAGGTAATGTCAAGCTTCAAAAAGTAAATATAGGCTCTTTAATTGGAGTAAAAGAATTAGGAAATGTAACGCTGGACTTAGATGTCAATGGTAGAGGTTTTAATCCAGACAAAGCAAATGCTACTTTAAAAGGAAGAGTCGCACAACTTACTTATAATGATTATACCTATCGTAATATCAAAGTAAATGGAATCTTTAAAAAACCCATTTTTAATGGAGTCGTTTCTGTAAACGATCCCAATCTTAAAATGGATTTTGATGGACTTGCAGATCTTACTGAAGCTGTCAATACATATGACTTTAAAGCAAATATTGAATACGCAGATTTACATAAAACAAACCTATTTAAAAGAGATTCCATAGCTATTCTCAAAGGAGATATTGTTATGAATATGAAAGGAACCTCGCTAGATAATGCCGTAGGAACCATCAATATCAAAGATGCCAGCTATAAGAATGAAAATAATGATTATGTTTTTGATGACTTCAGTATTGTATCTAGTTTTAAAAATGAGGAACATTATATTTCCATAAACAGTACCGATATAATTGAAGGAGAACTTTCTGGAGTTTTTATTATTTCTGAAATCCCAGAACTATTTAAAAACAGTATCGGGAATGTTTATACAAATTACCAATCAAAAAGTATTACAAAAGATCAATACTTAGATTATGAATTTAAGATTTATGACAAAATAGTAGATTTAGTATTTCCAGATATCGCTCTAGGCGAAAACACAATTTTAAAAGGTCAAGTAGCAAGTAATGAGGCTCAGTTTAGAATGACATTTAGATCGCCTGAAATTAAGGTTTATGATGTAGAACTAGATAAGGTAAATGTTCAAATAAATAACCAAAATCCGCTTTTCAATACTTTTATTAAAATAGACAATGTAAAAAACGGCACCTATGACATCAATAATTTTCAACTCATAAATGTTACTAATAAAGACACACTACTTTTTAGAACAAAATTTAACAGCTCATCTCGAGAGACAGATCAATTTAATTTAAGCTTTTATCACACTGTTAATAATGAGAATCAGTCGGTAGTAGGAATTAAAAAAAGTGACATTGTCTTTCAAGGTAAGAAGTGGTTCCTCAATAAAAAAGATGATAATGTAAAACTGAAGTTTGATCACGATTTCAAAACATTTCAATTGGATAGCCTTGTTGCCAGACATCAAGAGGAATTTATTACTCTAGGAGGTTCTGTTTCTGGAAAAGACACTAAGAATCTCAATTTAAATTTTGAGAACGTAAGAGTGTCAAGCCTTACATCACCTATAGATAGTTTAAAGTTAAAAGGACATATAGATGGTTATTTATCCTTAGACCAGACCGATGGAAAATATGCTCCTTCTAGTGAGTTTACAGTAAAAGGTTTTGAAGTAAATGAGACACCTTTAGGTGACTTTGACTTATCTGTGATCGGTAATGAAGACCTCAGTCTTTATGACGTAAATGCACAACTTAAAGATGATGACTTGAAATCGTTCTCTGCAAATGGAACCATAAATACTCAAGGTGAGACAAGCCAAATAGACGTAAATGCAATTTTCAAAGATTTTAACCTGATTGCTTTAAGTCCGCTAGGAGGAGAAGTGCTCGATAGAATTAGAGGCTTAACTTCAGGTAGAGCCTCCATCACTGGCTCCTTAACAGCTCCCGAAATAAATGGCTCCTTAAAGCTTAAACAAGCTGGACTTAGAGTTCCTTATTTAAATACCGACTTTAACATTCAAAACAATTCAGAAATAGGGATTACATCTACCTCGTTTGACTTTAATAATATCTCCTTAACTGATACTAAATACAAGACCCAAGGAGTTTTGTCAGGTGCTATCAATCACAAAAACTTTGGTTTTTGGGATATGGATTTGAAAATAGAGTCCGATAGATTATTAGCTCTCGATACCGAGCTCACGCCAGACGCATTGTATTATGGAACCGCTTTTATAGATGGACAAGCTACTATTACTGGTCCTATAGATGAATTATTCATTAACGTTATTGCCATAACTGGCGAAGACACTATTTTTAAAGTGCCTATTAATGATGGTGAATCTCTGGGTGATACCACTGCGATTTACTTTCTCAGTCCAGAAGAAAAAAAAGCACGTATTTCTGGTGAAAAAATCATCACCAAAGAAGTAAACGGTCTTGAATTAAGATTTGAACTAGAGGTCACTCCTGTTGCAGAAGTAGAAATTACCGTAGACCCAACAAATGGTAGTTATTTACACGGTAGCGGTGTAGGTAACTTACTTCTTGAAATAAATACCAACGGTAAATTTATCATGAATGGTGATTTTATAGTAACCGAAGGATATTACAATTTCAAATATGCTGGTATCGTGAACAAGAATTTTATCATTGAACCAGGCGGGACAATGGACTGGAATGGCGATCCTACAAATGCAAATATAGATGTAGAAGCCGTTTATAAAACGAGTGCCAATCCTTCTATTCTTTTAGATAACCCTAATCTTAATGCACAAGTACCAGTAGAAGTACTAACTAAATTACAAGGTGATCTTAGTTTCTTTGATCCAGAGTTTCAAATAAGATTTCCTAACACCAACTCTGTAGTGAGCTCTGAGTTGCAGTACAGGTTAGAAGATAGGTCTCAAAGACAGTTACAAGCCTTATCATTAGTAGCCACTGGTTCCTTTTATAATCCCAACAGCATTGGTCAAAATGCCGTGACCGGTAATGTAGTAGAAAGCGTTACAGGAATCGTTAACGACCTTGTAAGTCGCGAAGACAGCAAATTTAATTTTGGAGTGAGTTATGAAGCTTCAGAGCGCAATCCTAACTCTGACTTACAACGTTCTGATCGATTTGGAATTACCTTAAGTACTCAAATAACAGATCGTGTTTTGATCAATGGTAAACTAGGTGTTCCAGTAGGGTCTACTAGTGCTAGTGAACGAGCGGTAATAGGTAATGTAGAAATTGAATTTTTAATTAATGAAGATGGGACATTAAGATTAAAGTTATTTAATAGAGAAAACACCTTACAACAATTAGGACAGCAAGAAGATTATACACAAGGTTTAGGACTACAATACCGAATCAATTTTAATAGCTTGAAAGAACTCTACGAGCGTATATTTAAAAAGGAAATGGTAAAAGAAAGAGATTTTAAGTCCAGCGAGGAAGTTGATAGCAAACCTTATGCTAATTAA
- the tsaD gene encoding tRNA (adenosine(37)-N6)-threonylcarbamoyltransferase complex transferase subunit TsaD: METQISYILAIESSCDDTACAVLKNDEVLSNVVAGQEIHEKYGGVVPELASRAHQSHIVPVVDQALKEAGIKKEELSAISFTRGPGLMGSLLVGTSFAKSLALALDIPLIDVHHMHGHILAHFIDSNDQPKPEFPFLAVTISGGHTQIVKVTDFHEMEVIGTTQDDAIGEAFDKSGKILGLGYPAGPQIDKLAKSGDPLKFPFPVPKAPELNYSFSGFKTAVLYFIQREVKKQPDFIEKNLNDICASIQHTLIKILFQKIEKAILQTGIKTVAIGGGVSANSGIRSKLHSYKNHGWSVFIPPFEYTTDNAAMIGISAYYKFKAGYSVGMETTAAPRIQM, from the coding sequence ATGGAGACACAAATTTCATACATACTTGCAATTGAATCATCCTGCGATGATACTGCTTGTGCGGTATTAAAAAATGATGAAGTATTATCTAATGTGGTTGCAGGTCAGGAGATTCATGAAAAATATGGTGGTGTAGTGCCAGAGTTAGCTTCTAGAGCACATCAGTCGCATATCGTTCCTGTCGTGGATCAAGCCTTAAAAGAAGCTGGAATTAAAAAAGAAGAACTAAGCGCTATTTCTTTCACCAGAGGACCTGGATTAATGGGTAGTTTATTAGTAGGAACTAGTTTTGCAAAATCATTAGCTTTAGCTCTGGATATACCTTTAATAGACGTGCACCACATGCACGGTCATATTCTAGCTCATTTCATTGATAGTAATGACCAGCCAAAACCAGAATTTCCATTCCTTGCAGTGACCATAAGTGGCGGCCACACGCAAATTGTAAAGGTTACAGACTTTCATGAAATGGAAGTGATAGGAACTACTCAAGACGACGCAATAGGTGAGGCCTTTGATAAAAGTGGTAAAATTTTAGGTCTTGGCTATCCAGCAGGTCCACAAATTGATAAATTAGCAAAAAGTGGTGACCCTTTAAAATTCCCTTTTCCTGTTCCTAAAGCACCTGAGCTTAATTATAGCTTCAGTGGTTTTAAAACAGCCGTATTGTATTTCATACAGCGCGAAGTAAAAAAGCAACCTGATTTTATCGAGAAAAATTTAAATGATATTTGTGCAAGTATTCAGCATACGTTGATTAAGATTTTATTTCAAAAAATTGAAAAAGCAATTCTTCAAACTGGTATAAAAACGGTAGCAATAGGTGGTGGCGTTAGTGCAAATTCAGGAATCCGTTCTAAGCTCCATTCTTATAAAAACCATGGGTGGAGTGTTTTTATTCCGCCTTTTGAATACACGACCGATAATGCGGCAATGATAGGAATATCAGCTTACTATAAATTTAAAGCGGGATATTCTGTTGGAATGGAAACCACTGCTGCTCCTAGAATCCAGATGTAA
- a CDS encoding DUF4159 domain-containing protein codes for MRNIIYLIALLFISVGNSQQLAVLKYDGGGDWYSNPTAVPNLIAYCNDNLGTNLEEEVATVEASSVDIFQYPFIHMTGHGNVVFNTADIENIRNYLLSGGFLHIDDNYGMEPYLNKELIKLFPQKELVELPATHPIFNIYAKFPKGLPKIHEHEGKRPQAKGLFHEGRLVLLFTYESDLGDGWESPEVHNDPPEVRKKALDMGANIIKYVFTN; via the coding sequence ATGAGAAACATAATTTATTTAATTGCTCTACTTTTCATAAGTGTAGGTAATTCTCAACAACTAGCTGTACTTAAGTATGATGGAGGCGGAGACTGGTATTCTAATCCTACTGCAGTACCTAACCTCATAGCATACTGCAATGATAATTTAGGAACTAATCTAGAGGAAGAAGTGGCTACCGTGGAGGCGAGTAGTGTTGATATCTTTCAATACCCATTCATACATATGACTGGTCATGGTAATGTAGTATTTAATACAGCTGATATTGAAAACATTAGAAATTACCTGTTAAGTGGTGGCTTTTTACATATCGATGATAATTATGGTATGGAGCCTTACCTTAATAAAGAGCTTATCAAGTTATTTCCTCAAAAAGAACTTGTAGAACTACCAGCTACTCATCCTATTTTTAATATCTACGCAAAGTTTCCAAAAGGTTTGCCTAAAATTCATGAGCACGAAGGAAAACGACCTCAAGCAAAAGGCTTGTTTCATGAAGGACGACTAGTTTTGCTTTTTACTTATGAGAGTGACTTAGGTGATGGTTGGGAAAGTCCAGAAGTACATAACGATCCACCAGAGGTGCGCAAGAAAGCTTTAGACATGGGCGCAAATATTATTAAATACGTTTTTACTAACTAG